The segment AGAAACTCGCGCAGTCGCATCTCGCTGAAGGGCCGAAGCGGCCGCTGCGGGCGGGAGATTTCGTCTCTATCCGCCCCAGGCACGTCATGACTCACGACAACACTTCGCCGGTCATCAAGAAGTTCAAGGGCATCGGCGCGCAGAAGGTCTTCGACCCGCGCCAGCCTGTCTTCGCTCTCGACCACGACATTCAGAACACCTCCGAAGAGAACCTGAAGAAGTACCGCGCCATCGAGGCCTTCGCCCGCGAGCGCGGCATCGACTTCTATCCCGCGGGCACCGGCATCGGCCACCAGGTGATGGTGGAGAAAGGCTACGTCACGCCGGGCTCGTTCGTCGTCGCCTCCGATTCGCACTCCAACATGTACGGCGCGCTGGGCGCGATCGGCACC is part of the Terriglobales bacterium genome and harbors:
- a CDS encoding aconitase family protein, whose translation is MSQTVVEKLAQSHLAEGPKRPLRAGDFVSIRPRHVMTHDNTSPVIKKFKGIGAQKVFDPRQPVFALDHDIQNTSEENLKKYRAIEAFARERGIDFYPAGTGIGHQVMVEKGYVTPGSFVVASDSHSNMYGALGAIGTPVVRTDAAAIWATGEFWWQIPRTAQVLLEGRLPPGATGKDVIIALCGLYNQEEVLNAVVEFAGPGVASLSMDARLTIANMST